The sequence ataaatgcagccttgttgagcataagaaacatttttaaatattttacagacaGTAACACACAACAAGAGGTTCATCAGCCTCGCTtcatttaaaaagattatttagaTCATTTATAGTTcgaaacaaacatatttttatagagAAGTTATATTGTAAGCATTAATAGAAGCACCTTGGGCTTTCATTCCAAGTGCACTGtcgtaaacacatttcatttatttatttattctctaaTTGAATTTGTGTGGTAACTGAAAGCATGTCACGGATGCTGTCGATAGAGCTTAATTTGTGTTGAATTCAGAAAATATCCTAAATCTGTGGCAAACATCATTGCACAAAAGTGCTTTGAAGATAAACTTCAAATTCATTAGCCAACCGGCAAATACAGAGCCCAGCCTCAGTTCCTTGTTATCAATTTCCacgtaaaaataaaactgttaccCTCAAGCAGAAAAGATATTAAATGTTTGCTGGCACCCCTCGTCGTCATGTGCTCCTCAGCCGTCTGCCGTAATGTTTTCCTAAGAATGTAATAATCGAGATATTTTGGATGGGAAAAGTCTTTGTAATGTGAGTGCCGTGGTTTCCGAGCGCTGCAGATTAACTACGGTGTGTCATTCAGGGGCTCAATAAAATATTGAATGGATCGAATACAAAGTGTTTCTGTAATGAGGAATTCAATATCGTCCTCATGAACTGCCTTTATATTTGGAAAGGAAAATAAGTTTGAAGATGAAGCTCTTTGTACCATGGTGATGGAGGTCGAACATTGTTTGAATGCAGTATTCAGCGCCTGGATGCTGAGTTATTCAGACTTACATGGATAAAGTACCAAGTTTTGCAGAGAGGCGCCTCACCTATGAAATATTAAGTAATGTGAAGGCTGGAAGATGCAAAGTGTGTttcagagactgtgtgtgtgcgctgaggAATGATTGTATACATGGTTAAAAGGCAGCATAGTTGTGGTCGAGTCTCTGTTATTCCTGAGAGACAGTTTCCTATATACAAAGCAGCCTGGAGAGAGGCAAGAAGCAATGCTAAAAAGTGCGCTGGCATACAGGAATACATCCTGTGTGGATGACCACCTCTGTCGCAATGACAAACTCAAAGAAATATGTTCATTggcatggaaataaaacaaacatattgaCTTCCAAAGCAactttttgtgtttgtctgtttaatgatttattgaCACGATCTTCATTTTGGAGGTTTTTCTCtgcaaacatttatatttcatttaatgaattgatttttaatttatttgattcatttatcAGCATTTCATGCAGTTCgttcagttaacatttttaattaattggcaAGCAGAAGATTTACTTGTATTTTGCAACAAAAGTGATAATGACTGAATTAAACTCATATAAAATTGAACTTCATTAAACTGacattaacttaaattaattaGAAAGTAAACAACTCAGTAAAAAAAGGGCATGACATTCATTAAATGAAGTCATTTTTCAACAAATGGTGAGTGAAAGCAGCGCTGAGCCTTCAGAAGATGCAGGAGGTCAGACTAAATATTACATGAGCTGTCTATTTGCTGTTCAGCTTTATAAGATTTGTGAAGCTTCCAACCCTGTTGCAAAAAATGGGACTTTCCTGATTTGAgagattttgttttgtataatcaggcattaaacaaatattaaaaacagagtTGTTTATAAAGGTTCAGCTTaatgaatgcattcaaaatgaagaaaatggaTAGAGTTTATTTATTTCCCCTCATGCTGCAGAAGTGAATCAAATGATATTACTTCTAGAGTTTTGCGGGAAAACCATGTGGTATCAGGATTGTGTGCGAAACATGGAAATCAGCTAAATGTTGCTTAAATTAccagttttagtaaaaaaaaaactagtaacttTCAAAGAAAATTAGCTTGTGGTACAAGATATCAGGCTAACCGTTTTACATCACAATTATGATACATTCATGATATAGTAATCCAGTTTGAAAAGCtactttgaaaaaaatgtgtattgtttaaaACACTGTGCTAATAAACCTAACTTGACGTACTACAATGAAACAAATGTCACTTGAACAGATTATATAAAAACTTGTATCATTTTAATGGTTTGATAGATGTGACTTGctaaaattatagttttaaggGGGGTCACTGAaaagtgatttgtttaaaagaaccTCTACATTTCACGCTAGGTTATGTTATATTAGTCTGTCGAGAACGTCTCATAGTTGTCACAACAAGAATATGGATTTGTGCCTctgacaaataattaaaaaagtaatgggACACCAGTGTGTTCTGTATTCATAAAAATTGCCAGTTACACAGTAATGCTTGCTTTTCCTTTATATGAGTGAGTGGCTGCACATTGCTGTGAAGTAATGAGGAGTCATAAACCAGTGTTTTATTGCTAAGTCACAGAGCTCCAGTGAGCCGTCGTTTCACACCAATGGAAATGCTGAAAGAACCTAGACATTGATATTATGTTTTTTCATCTTCTTTTCCAAAGCTACCTCTGACGGTACAAAAGAAGGGATCGACAGCATGAGAGGAGGTGTCTGCGTGACGCGAGGGATGAAGCTGATTCTCAAAGTGGGACAGAGTGAGTATCATCATCAGCTCCAAAAACACATCAGTGAATGAACCTAAGCACTGAAACAGAGTCAAAAATcagtaaacattgtgtcaatacAAGCAAACACTTGCTCCTGTTCATAATAGATGCGATTGAACTTTGCATCAaaatgttctgagtgtttttatcatataatcacttttttttttgctttcatagcCGCATATGGCCTTCCCCCAAAACCCAAACCTGATCCAGGCCGTCCCAGCAACAGAATCCCAGGTACAAGTCAAAAAAAATGCAGGACACTTTCACATTCGCTTATGAGCTTAACCCTCTCTTAACATCAGGGTTTTTTAACCCTGGATTAAGGCCACTTTTAATCCTGCGTTAAGCAACATTTcacttttgtaattttgaaaagATGTTAGCACTGCACCTGGATTATGAAACCTTGCCCTGGAAGAGGTATTAACCCAGAATTGCAGTGGCAGAAGTATACAGAGTGAAACAGCTAAAATGTTTAGCAACAGACAGCaaattgtaaatgaaataatggttgcttcattaaatatttcttttctttattgtttatttttattggctTTTTTCCTTTACTGTATAGTGGACAGTTGACCGGAAAATGGAGGGAGAGAGAAGGGAAATGGGTTGGGTACATGACCCAAGTCAGACTCAAACCTGGGTCCCTGTGAGCATGACAGTTCTGTATGTCATGAGTAACACGCTCATGAAATATTCAAGGACTTTTTGCAGTTACacatttttttacactgttttgttTTAGTGCCTGAGGGAAACTGTTGAACTATACTTAATACTTCTCTGCGttatccttttttaatttttgtctttatttttgtagtgttttaataGACTTGTGACAACTACAGCTATAATATGTgaattgtgtgtttgtaaattaACTAAAAAGCCATTTTTGTTCATAGAAATGAAgcgaaaataaaacaaatattaaatgaaaaaattctataattcttcaaaaaattcttacaaaaaataactaaactaaactattactaaaataaaacaaatttaataataaacttcTCTAATTCTCTActgaaataattttgtatttaaaactaaataaaaataaaaagcatttctaaatgactaaatgaaaataatgaatgcttattcaaaataataataaatattgtaatagtatataaataataactaaaatagcACTAAAACAGAATGTTAACTCAGGCTCACAAAGATGCCaagtaaacaatttttattatgaaaatcccAGTGAGGTCTTTTTTCAACTGCATTTACGTATTTACCTTTGATGCCATATGCATATGCATCTGTTGTCATGTTAACACACTGTCTAGTGCgttttgtaattcattttttatttatttttttcttggagGCTTAGACTGCGCTGGTTGATCTCCATAAGGTAAACATTTGAGGAACCAGTAGTGTTAAAGCCAAACACGAGGCATATTTGAACTCAAGTCGGCTGAAATCAAAGCTAGTTATGAATTAAATCGAATCTAATCTAATTACTATCAGGATGTTTGTCGTAGAAGATAAAGCCAAAAAGCATGTTAGCTTCAGAAGTCGGGTTGTTGATTTATCAGATCTTTTCTGTTTCAGATACAGAAAGTGGCTCTAAAGCAGGTGATGGAGGTGAGGCCGGTGAGAGGGGAGACAGCGGCACCGTGTCTGTCTCTAACATCGCCCTGATCACCGGCGGTGCCGGGGGAGCCTTCATCCTCCTGATCGCCGTAGTGATCGCTGTCGTGTGTTACCGGCGACGGAAAGCCAAGCACTCCGAAACTCACCATCCTGCCCTTACACTCTCCTCTCTTAGCCCAAAGAGAGGCAACTCCTGCGGGGCAGCTACAGGGGCCGGCGGGGGCAACAATAATGGCTCAGAGCCCAGTGATATCATCATTCCCCTGCGGACCTCTGACTCTGCGTACTGCCCCCATTACGAAAAAGTCAGCGGCGATTACGGACACCCCGTCTACATCGTTCAAGAGATGCCTCCTCAGAGTCCAGCCAATATTTACTACAAAGTATGAAATCAGCGAACACGCAGACAACCCATCCAGAATTTATGGTACTTCACACACATGTGCTGTGTGTCCAAGTGACTCTATATTTAAGAGCCTATACGTGATACTAGAACTTGTATGTGAAGTTGAGTTCTAGGAAAGTGGTAAATTATTTCATAGCAGcgtgtttgcatttatttacgtgtgtgtgtgtgtgtgtctgaggcgGGCGGATCACGGATTTCACATGTACTCAGGTGCAAGTGAATGTACGTCACACGCTTTTTGGAGACGAATTTATATGTCCATTCTGGTGGTTGAAATTGAGTTGTGCTTATCCTCAAAACCAAACAGTAGAGAgtgattcataaaaaataatacctgtatgtataaataatacaaGTACTTCTTACATTTTTACCCTCTGGGGGAAATTCACTAAGAAAGTGCACTGGCTGATTGCGTCATTTATTTGCACATGCATTGTTTGTGGTCCATTcactaacaataaaaatgtgcccAAAAGATCTAAACACCATCTCCATGCCAAAATTTGCCACCTGCGGACTGGCGCAATCTGGCGTACTTTACTGGGACTGTACAGTATCGCTAAGATCCAGAAAACTGACTGACTCTTTAAAATCCCAAAAACGGTTTTGACTAGATATGTTTCCTTTTCAAAagcttttttcattatttgatcatcatttgatgaattaaCGCTGCCATTGTCACTAGACATTttacacaatcttttttttaaatattagctcAATTGCATCTTTTTAGGCAGTTTTGAATACTGGATGTCTTCTGACCGGATCTGATGAAGACATCGAATTCAATATCCCTTGCACTTTGGAACAATCTAAAATTTTTAGTATAGTTAGCAGAATCAAGCTTTTTTGGCTTAGCTGGATCAATTATAGAATATTGGTACATTCCAAAATAAGGCTAATTCGCATAGAAAGAAGGCATGTTTTTGCGGAAAaggaaaaaatgtattaataattcacTGAAGTTTTTTAAACACTATTCCATCGCAAAAAGCACTTGTTAAACTGGATTGTGTGTGGCTAGTGAATGAGACGCCGAGTGTACGGGGCATAAAAGTAGTGCAACTGTTTAGTGAATTCGcccatctttattttgtttttctaagtTCATCTGATtgtaaatgtttgtcttttctgaACTCGGACCtccatctgatttatttattaagcatcaAAGAAAGTTTTTCATTCCTTCCACTTCATCAGCTTCCTATTGCAACTCCTCAGCACccagttgtttgtttttgaggttttttaaacatttttatgtgagCAGCGGGAATCACATGTGGAGGAGGTGTAGACGGATGATCGACTGTTTCAGATGGAGACTCTTCTGAGATTTCCAAGAGGTTGGAGGTCAAAGTTAAGGAGTCAAAGAAAAACCCCTCAGTGGTGCGCGGAGGAGTGAGTCCTTCACTCAAGTTGATCTGagggcttctctctctctttccctggCCTTTTGAAGAACTGTGTATGCCATGATAAACTGCTCACTTACCCTAGACACACAATACCAAACTTATACACACTTAACATGCACATCCACATTACAGcagtttgtgttttcatgtgttaaCCCTTGCAGATGGACTCCAGCTGTGCTAAAGCATTGGTATGTTGCTCAAAGCATTGTGGTTCAGGCCGAAGACAGTAGGACTAAGACAGCCAATGCGACTGTGCATCTAAATTAACTCAATTACAAACTCTTCACATCCTCTTGAGTGTTACACATATCCGTTGCCTGGTTACAATCTCGTCTCGACTCTAATTATCACATTCGGGCGATGTCTCCGAACCATCTCTGACATTATCACCCAGTCCCAGCTTGAGGCTTCAGGTCCACAGTTCACCTGAGTTATTTCACTGGATGAGACATGACATCATCGTGAGATGTAAGAAGAGACCAGCCGGAGTGACTTGAGCTTTCTGGTTCAGACTTCTCTCTGTCCACCTTGATTTAAGGATTTCTTGCTGTCATTACCACAAATTACTAACAACCAGAAATGGCACCTTTATCATTTTACTTATTtctgttaatgtattttttatgtttttgttcttcCCATTTCATTACTTTCGACAGTTTTGAACAAATGAGAGTAATCTAAATGAAGGAAAACAAATGCAGTTTTATCTAACCTACCCTGCTTGTGTCCGTGGTAACCCTTGATGGTAACTAGTGTTGGAAACTGTAAGGAATTATCAACTGTGGTTCTGATTCCAATTAACTGCCCCATTGACTATTCTTTCAGGACTTCTGAATAAAGAcatttggggggtggggggataaGAGATGTGATTTTTATGGCATTTACTGTCCTTATCAGTCTGTTGCCAAATGATGGACTTTTCACAGAGTTTTTAATGGTGACATAAATTCAATCCAATTAGTCCTAactgtgtattaaataaaaaaaactaaacatgtcaaaaaaagtggtaagtttttctattttcatattattaacatcattaatttgtttttataaaataccaccaattacaaaaaacaatgtgtATCTTTATCTGCACATTGTCATATGAATATTGAGTCAGGAACCACACTGAAGTGTCACAAGCCTCAagatgaaaataacaaaaaataataacttctAAGTGAGTGAGTCATTTGTTTTGGAATCTGACTACACTGGTCATCCTGTATTTGTTTAAATGACTTAAGGCATAAAATCTTTGAAAGACATtgatttttattagcatttaaatTGAATATCTACGAGCAGAACTTTATTACGCTTTGTTTTTGACTTATGTCTGCGAAATAATTGATACTTGTTTGTTCTGAATGGACAGGATATTTTTTTCACTGCGTATATTTTCCAGTTTTTCCAGTCCGTTTACAatggctgtgtctgaaatcgcaTACTCTCTTGAGTAGGTACttattttgaataagtaattactttgcGACCACTGAAAAAGtgtgttctatatagtatgaatgttaTCTGGATGTACTACATACATCAAAGTTGCGTTGCTTCACAGCCATTGACAAATCCTCCACCCAATGGCCTCATGGGAGAGTGTCCATCGTATGCACGCTTCAGAATCTCGCCAGAAGTATTAGGTCATCTTGGTACTTTTTCCCTAATGTTTTATGAGTACTGTGAATTTGGACACTTTCTTTGTCCCATACTCTTTTTCGCCTATACTATATAGTAGGAAAATATGCAATTTCGGATGCAGCCAGAGACTGTTGTGTCATTATTTGAATGAGTTTTTATACTGTGGTATTCAAGAGAGATGCATTTCTGAACTGCTGCCCCCTGCAGGCCTGGAGGAACAATTGTCAGgctttttcatactttattttggtgtttctttgtaaatgtataatttcttcTTCACATCGGCACCATGTGATATACTCTGCTGCCTTAATTTTAAAAGATGTAAAGCACTTCCTCGGCTAGCCAGGCCATGGGTTAGGCCGgattttgttttatctttgtcCAGCTTCTCTGTTTAACCAAGGCTGGCCTGGTTAATGTTAACCTAAGCCACCCAAAGCATTTCAATACCTACCAAAAAAAGTCTAATAGTGACCACACAATGACACCAAACCCTGTTt is a genomic window of Cyprinus carpio isolate SPL01 chromosome B10, ASM1834038v1, whole genome shotgun sequence containing:
- the LOC109065437 gene encoding ephrin-B3-like, whose translation is MGVQTRGPWVAMAFWDWVSGLGILLIFLMESLAVDATNMEPVYWNSLNRRFGDERGYILYPQIGDRLDLVCPATSPSGPNSPPEYEYYKLYLVSSREQADRCEVMGAPNLLLTCDKPNSDMRFTIKFQEYSPNLWGHEFKNLRDYYIIATSDGTKEGIDSMRGGVCVTRGMKLILKVGQTAYGLPPKPKPDPGRPSNRIPDTESGSKAGDGGEAGERGDSGTVSVSNIALITGGAGGAFILLIAVVIAVVCYRRRKAKHSETHHPALTLSSLSPKRGNSCGAATGAGGGNNNGSEPSDIIIPLRTSDSAYCPHYEKVSGDYGHPVYIVQEMPPQSPANIYYKV